One genomic segment of Nocardioides cavernaquae includes these proteins:
- a CDS encoding GDP-mannose 4,6-dehydratase, with translation MSPHTSTDRRRAFITGASGQDGSYLAEHLVADGMEVHALTLSGERAADLPDGVVLHHGDLTDVAATRALLRDLHPREIYNLAAISSVALAWEQPDLCAEVNGLAAVALMESAWLIAESTGQDVRFVQCSSAEIFGEPSESPQTEETPLRPLNPYGAAKAYAHLMAGVYRSRGLHTSSLVLYNHESPRRPTRFVTRKITSTVAAIAQGRATELVLGNQEARRDFGWAPDYVDAMVRAARHDVGGDYVIATGTSHSVRDFVAAAFSHAGVTDWERFVRTDPALLRPTDPTDLRGDASRARVVLDWEPTVPFDEIVGRMVDTDLA, from the coding sequence ATGAGTCCCCACACGTCCACGGACCGCCGGCGCGCCTTCATCACGGGCGCGTCCGGCCAGGACGGCAGCTACCTTGCCGAGCATCTCGTGGCCGATGGCATGGAGGTGCACGCGCTCACCCTGTCGGGCGAGCGCGCAGCCGACCTGCCCGACGGGGTCGTCCTGCACCACGGCGATCTGACCGACGTGGCAGCGACCCGCGCGCTCCTGCGCGACCTCCACCCGCGCGAGATCTACAACCTGGCCGCGATCAGCTCCGTCGCGCTGGCCTGGGAGCAGCCGGACCTCTGCGCGGAGGTCAACGGCCTCGCCGCCGTCGCCCTCATGGAGTCGGCCTGGCTGATCGCCGAGTCGACCGGGCAGGACGTCCGCTTCGTCCAGTGCTCCAGCGCCGAGATCTTCGGGGAGCCGTCCGAGTCGCCGCAGACCGAGGAGACCCCCCTCCGCCCCCTCAACCCGTACGGCGCGGCGAAGGCCTACGCGCATCTCATGGCCGGTGTCTACCGCTCGCGTGGGCTGCACACCTCCAGCCTGGTGCTCTACAACCACGAGTCGCCTCGGCGCCCGACACGGTTCGTGACGCGCAAGATCACCTCGACGGTCGCCGCGATCGCCCAGGGCCGGGCCACTGAGCTCGTGCTCGGCAACCAGGAGGCCCGTCGCGACTTCGGCTGGGCACCCGACTACGTCGACGCGATGGTGCGAGCCGCCCGCCACGACGTGGGCGGCGACTACGTGATCGCGACCGGCACCAGCCACAGCGTTCGCGACTTCGTGGCGGCTGCGTTCTCACATGCCGGGGTCACTGACTGGGAGCGGTTCGTCCGCACCGATCCTGCGCTGCTGCGTCCGACCGATCCGACCGACCTCCGCGGGGATGCATCGAGGGCCCGCGTCGTACTCGACTGGGAGCCGACCGTTCCGTTCGACGAGATCGTCGGCCGGATGGTGGACACGGATCTCGCGTGA